Below is a window of uncultured Cohaesibacter sp. DNA.
CCATTGTGTCCGACTTGCGCAAGGACAGGGCACTGCCGCGCACCTTGATTTCAATGGGATCTCCCAGTGGTGCGATGCGCATGACCGTGAATTCGGCACCGCGCGTCAGCCCCATGGCCATCAATTGCTGCTTGTAGGCCCGGTCGGAAATATCCAGCTTGGCGATACGACCATGATCTCCAATCGTGAGATCATTAAGAGTAGCAATCATCTACATACTCCATTTCTTCACTTGGATCGGACGCTCTGTCGACTTCCCCAACGGCAGATGTTCGAATATTTGAGAATGACTTGCAAAGTCATCCTGCTAATTGGCGTCAATGTCAATTGATTTACATCAAAAGCTGTAAAAAACTTGAAAAAAAGATGCCAATTATTGATGAATCGTTTGATAACGACTAAGGATTTAAGTGTATATGCTTATGAGTATTTGTATTTATTCTAAAGTAACTTGAAAGCCCCGTTCATCCGTGAACAAGTTCTTCCAGATCCACGCCATGATATTGTTTGGTTTGGTCAAGAACAACATGGCTGGCGATCTGCATCTTGCCGCCCACCTGAACCAGCAGATCTTCGGTAACCGCATGGTAGCGCTGGATATCGGTGCAGACAAAGCGCACCAGATAATCGAATGAACCGCTCATTTTCAGGCATTCCACCACATCGGGCAATTCTGCGATCGCCTTCTCGAAGGTGGCAAAAATGGAATGATCGTGATCCCGGATCGTGATGGTTGCGATCACCGTGACATGGCGGCACAGCGCCTCCAGATTGATCAGGCCCAGATAGCCGCTGATCAGTCCGATATCTTCAAGCCGCTTGACCCGCTGAAGGCAAGGACTGGGCGACAGTCCCACGATTTCCGAGAGAGCCTTGTTGGTGATACGGGCGTTTTTCTGAAGCTCATCCAGAATATGCAGATCAATTCGATCGAGCTTTGAGCTTTTGCGCGGCACGCTTATAGATCCTTGTTTGTGACAGGAATACGAAACATTATTCCACAATTGGCTAACTAGTTACAGGAAATTGCGGGTTAATCAAACCAAGTCAGTGCGATAATGCGGCGCAGGTTATCAGGTAATCCACTCATTTGTGCGAGATATAAACCAAAATACCATATCAAAAATGCCTGCTCTGGGATTTGTATGAGGAAATAAAATGGTTGGGCATGACCAGATCTTGCGCTTGTATCGAGGCCGTGCAAGCATGCCTTGCAAAATAATAATATTTTCTCGTTCATTTCACAGTCGGAGGATTTTTTAATGAGAAAAGGTGGATCACTTGATCGCCGTTCGGTCTTGACCGGGCTGGCGGTTGGTGGCGCGGCGACGCTGGCCAGTCCAGCTGTTGTCAGAGCAAACGATTCGATCGTTTGGAAGATGCCCATGTCCTGGCCCAAGCAGTTGCCCGGTGTCGGGATCAATGGTGTCCGCTTTGCCGAGCGCGTCGGCAAGATGTCAGGCGGTCGCCTGACGATCAAGGTTTTCGGAGCTGGCGAGCTTGTGCCGCCGCTTGAAGTTTTCGACGCCGTGTCCAGTGGCGCTGCCGAAATGGGGCATGCAACCTCCTATTATTGGCAGGGCAAGGATCCATCCTTCCATTTCTATACCGGTGTACCCTTCGGCCTCACCCAGATCGAGCATGCTGCCTGGCTGCGGTTCGGCGGTGGGCAGGAGCTCTGGGAACGCGCCTATGAACCTTTCAATGTCATCCCCTTCTATGCTGGCGCTTCGGGCACACAGGCCGGTGGCTGGTTTGCCAAGGAGCTCAAGAGCCTCGACGATCTCAAGGGGCTGAAGATGCGCATCGCCGGTCTTGGCGGTGAAGTGCTGCGCCGCCTTGGCGCGTCGGTCATCATGCTGCCTGCAACCGAAATCTTCTCCGCCTTGCAGAATGGCACCATTGATGCGGCTGAATGGGTCGGACCATGGAACGATCTGGCCTTCGGCCTCTACAAGGTCGTGCCGAACTATTATATGCCTGCATTCCATGAACCGGGCGCTGGACTTGAGGTCATCGTCAACAAGGACAAATATGCCGAATTGCCCGAGGATCTTCAGGAAATCATCAAGGTCGCCGCGCAGGCTACCTCGCTGGAGACCATGGCTGATTATCAATATAACAATGCCATGTCGCTGAGGCCCCTACTGGCCAAGGAAGGCGTCAAGCTGCGCAAATTCCCCGATGAAATGATGATGGCCATGGCAAGGGAATCCGCCGTGGTGCTCAAGGAAATCGCCGAGACCTCGCCTCTGGCTGGCGAGATCTATGACAGCTTCATCAAATATCGCAATATCGCAAACGAATATATCATCGATGCCGAATGGGAAATCGTGCGCGTGCGCAACATGGCAATCGAAAAGGGGCTGATCTAGTCTTTTCGTATCGATCCGGGGCTGGTTGGCCGCGGAAATTGTATAAACCCGGTCCTTTGCGGCCGGGTTTTTGCATTTTGACTGGATATTTTACCCAAGCCATGACATAGGCAACAAAAAGTCTCTTCTCTCATGGAAGAGCTAAGGGTATAAGCGCTGCCATGACCAAACAAGCATTAGACAAAATCCGCAACTTTGCCATCATTGCTCACATTGATCATGGCAAATCCACGCTCGCCGACCGGCTGATCCAATATACCGGCGGCTTGAGCGAACGCGAAATGCGCGAGCAGGTGCTCGACAGCATGGATATCGAGCAGGAACGCGGCATCACCATCAAGGCCCAGACCGTTTCGCTCAAATATGAGGCCGACAACGGCAAGACCTACACGCTCAATCTGATGGACACCCCGGGCCATGTCGACTTTGCCTATGAGGTGAGCCGTTCGCTGGCCGCCTGCGAAGGCTCCCTGCTTATCGTGGACGCCTCTCAGGGGGTCGAGGCACAGACTCTGGCCAATGTCTATCAGGCCATCGACAATGATCATGAAATCGTGCCGGTGCTCAACAAGATCGATTTGCCTGCCGCAGAGCCGGAGCGCGTGCGCGCCCAGATCGAGGATGTCATCGGCATTGATGCGTCCGAGGCCATCGAGGCCAGCGCCAAATCCGGTATCGGCATCAAGGAGACGCTTGAGGCCATCGTCCATCGCCTGCCAGCGCCGCAGGGGGATGTGGACGCCCCGCTGAAGGCCATGCTGGTGGACAGCTATTATGACGTCTATCTCGGCGTCGTGGTCATCGTGCGCATCATCGATGGGGAGCTCAAGAAAGGCGACCGCATCCGCATGATGGGCACCAATGCCGCCTATGACGTGGACCGGATCGGGATTTTCACGCCAAAGATGGTCGATGTCGCAGTGCTTGGCCCCGGCGAGGTCGGTTTTCTCATTGCCTCGATCAAGGAAGTGGCCGACACCCGCGTTGGTGATACCATCACCAATGTCAGGCGTCCTTGCCAAACCATGCTGCCGGGCTTCCGCCCTGCCCAGCCGGTTGTCTTCTGCGGTCTCTTCCCGGTCGATGCCAATGATTTCGAGGATCTGCGCTCGGCGATGGGCAAGCTGCGTCTCAATGATGCCAGTTTCTCCTTCGAGATGGAGACCTCGGCAGCGCTCGGTTTCGGATTCCGCTGCGGCTTCCTTGGTCTGCTGCATCTGGAAATCATTCAGGAGCGCCTCTCCCGCGAGTTCGACCTCGATCTCATCGCCACTGCGCCAAGCGTCGTCTATGAGATGGAAATGACCAATGGCGAGATGATCACCCTGCATAATCCCGCCGACATGCCCGATGTCGTGCGCATCCGCGAAATTCGCGAGCCATGGATCAAGGCAAATATCATGACGCCGGATGAATATCTCGGTGCCATCCTCAAGCTCTGTCAGGAGCGCCGCGGCGTGCAGACCGACCTGTCCTATGTCGGCTCCCGTGCCATGGTGCAGTATGATCTGCCGCTCAACGAAGTGGTTTTCGACTTTTACGATCGCCTGAAATCCATCTCGAAGGGCTATGCCAGCTTTGATTATCAGCTCGCTGATTATCGCGCCGGAGATCTGGTCAAGATGTCGATTCTGGTCAATGACGAACCGGTTGATGCGTTGTCCGTGCTGGTGCATCGCTCTCAGGCGGAAATTCGCGGTCGCTCCATGTGCGAAAAGCTCAAAGAGCTGATCCCGCGCCATATGTTCAAGATCCCCATTCAGGCCGCGCTCGGTGGCCGGGTGATCGCGCGCGAAACCATTTCGGCAATGCGCAAGGATGTGACCGCAAAATGTTATGGCGGCGATGCCACCCGCAAGCGCAAGCTGCTGGAGAAGCAGAAAGCGGGCAAGAAGAAGATGCGCCAGTTCGGTAAGGTGGAGATTCCGCAGGAAGCCTTCATCGCCGCGCTGAAGATGGATAGCTGAGCGAGCAAGCTGTCAGCAGCAGGATAAGCGGGCCCCATGCGGGCCCGTTTGCTTTTTGCGGTATGTTTGAGAAAAAGCCCGACAGGCCATGCAAGCGGGAGGGGCTTATTGTGCCGCCACGCAGTAGGTCTGCATTGCAAGTCGCTTGGACTTGGAGCGTTCCACGGTCACCCTGTTGCGCCCATTGCGCTTGGAATGATAGAGCGCGGTATCGGCCCGTTTGAGCAGGGCGTCAACATCATCGCCCGGATGATAGAGCGCCACTCCGAAGCTTGAGGTGATTTCGATGGTGTTGCTTCCGGCGATGATGGGCGTCGATTCGATTTCTTCCCGGATGCGATTGGCAGAACAGGCCGCATCATAAAGGCTGTGGTCCGGAATGATGATCGCGAATTCTTCTCCACCGAGCCGACCGCTCAGCTTGCTTTCCGTCTGGGCAATTCTGGCGACGGTTCGAATGACTTCATCTCCCACATCATGCCCGAAGCGATCATTGACCGATTTGAAATGGTCGATGTCGAACATGATGGCGCAAATCGGATTGTCTTCGCCCTGCTTCTCGATAAGGGCGTGGGTCTTTTCCAGAAAGGCCCGTCGATTGTAAAGATTGGTCAGGGAATCGCGATTGGCCAGCTGGACCAGCTGCTTTTGCAGGGTAACAACCCGTTCGGCCACGCGCAGACGCGCAAGCAGGATATCTTCCTGCAGTGGCTTGTGCAGAAAGTCGTCCGCGCCGCTATCCAGCGCTTCCACCAATATATGGGCATTCACATGCTCGGAAATTGCGACGACATACATTGTCTTTCGCTGGGCTGCCAGAATGCGACAATTCCAGCAAATATCCAGTCCTTCTGAATCTGCCAGATTCAGGGATACGATGACAACGTCGATATCTGGTGTTTTTTGGACAAATTCCCAA
It encodes the following:
- a CDS encoding diguanylate cyclase translates to MRILLVEDNNEDREAISSILEKRNETVFAFSQSDSAWEFVQKTPDIDVVIVSLNLADSEGLDICWNCRILAAQRKTMYVVAISEHVNAHILVEALDSGADDFLHKPLQEDILLARLRVAERVVTLQKQLVQLANRDSLTNLYNRRAFLEKTHALIEKQGEDNPICAIMFDIDHFKSVNDRFGHDVGDEVIRTVARIAQTESKLSGRLGGEEFAIIIPDHSLYDAACSANRIREEIESTPIIAGSNTIEITSSFGVALYHPGDDVDALLKRADTALYHSKRNGRNRVTVERSKSKRLAMQTYCVAAQ
- the lepA gene encoding translation elongation factor 4, which translates into the protein MTKQALDKIRNFAIIAHIDHGKSTLADRLIQYTGGLSEREMREQVLDSMDIEQERGITIKAQTVSLKYEADNGKTYTLNLMDTPGHVDFAYEVSRSLAACEGSLLIVDASQGVEAQTLANVYQAIDNDHEIVPVLNKIDLPAAEPERVRAQIEDVIGIDASEAIEASAKSGIGIKETLEAIVHRLPAPQGDVDAPLKAMLVDSYYDVYLGVVVIVRIIDGELKKGDRIRMMGTNAAYDVDRIGIFTPKMVDVAVLGPGEVGFLIASIKEVADTRVGDTITNVRRPCQTMLPGFRPAQPVVFCGLFPVDANDFEDLRSAMGKLRLNDASFSFEMETSAALGFGFRCGFLGLLHLEIIQERLSREFDLDLIATAPSVVYEMEMTNGEMITLHNPADMPDVVRIREIREPWIKANIMTPDEYLGAILKLCQERRGVQTDLSYVGSRAMVQYDLPLNEVVFDFYDRLKSISKGYASFDYQLADYRAGDLVKMSILVNDEPVDALSVLVHRSQAEIRGRSMCEKLKELIPRHMFKIPIQAALGGRVIARETISAMRKDVTAKCYGGDATRKRKLLEKQKAGKKKMRQFGKVEIPQEAFIAALKMDS
- a CDS encoding winged helix-turn-helix transcriptional regulator, producing MPRKSSKLDRIDLHILDELQKNARITNKALSEIVGLSPSPCLQRVKRLEDIGLISGYLGLINLEALCRHVTVIATITIRDHDHSIFATFEKAIAELPDVVECLKMSGSFDYLVRFVCTDIQRYHAVTEDLLVQVGGKMQIASHVVLDQTKQYHGVDLEELVHG
- a CDS encoding TRAP transporter substrate-binding protein; translated protein: MSWPKQLPGVGINGVRFAERVGKMSGGRLTIKVFGAGELVPPLEVFDAVSSGAAEMGHATSYYWQGKDPSFHFYTGVPFGLTQIEHAAWLRFGGGQELWERAYEPFNVIPFYAGASGTQAGGWFAKELKSLDDLKGLKMRIAGLGGEVLRRLGASVIMLPATEIFSALQNGTIDAAEWVGPWNDLAFGLYKVVPNYYMPAFHEPGAGLEVIVNKDKYAELPEDLQEIIKVAAQATSLETMADYQYNNAMSLRPLLAKEGVKLRKFPDEMMMAMARESAVVLKEIAETSPLAGEIYDSFIKYRNIANEYIIDAEWEIVRVRNMAIEKGLI
- a CDS encoding FeoA family protein; its protein translation is MIATLNDLTIGDHGRIAKLDISDRAYKQQLMAMGLTRGAEFTVMRIAPLGDPIEIKVRGSALSLRKSDTMGVTIETEDR